From the genome of Planctomycetia bacterium:
GCTGACTTCTTGATTTCGAATGCCACCAACAGCCTCACGAACAGCGTCTCGCTCAAGTGGGGGCCGTCGTCCTACCACAGCGGCCGCCTCATCATGCACGTGTTTGGTGACGGTCGCACGGCGCCGATTTCCGCCGACGTCGATCCCGGCACCTACAACGCCCTCAACACGCGAGCCAGCGCCGACATCGTCGGTGAGTATTGATGCCGGGCCGGCCACGAGCCGGCTGCGGTGAAATCAGGGGGCGGCCGGCGATCGACTCGCCGGCCGCCTTTTTTGATCCTCGCTCGTTGTCCCTCCAGCGGAGACCGACCATGCCCGATACCGACGCATCCCCGCCGCTCGAGATCCCGGCGGCCGACGCGGCCCGACTGCTCCGTCAGCCGACCGCCGTTGGCAGCCCGCTCCTCCTCGACTGCCGGACGCCCGAGGAACACGCCACCGCGCGGATCGCCGGGGCGCTGCTCATCCCGATGCAGGAACTGACCGACCGGCTCGCCGAACTGGAGGCCTTCCGGCAGGCGACGGTCGTCGTCCACTGCCACCACGGGATGCGGAGCCTGAAGGTGGCCCGCTGGCTGCGCGACCAGGGGTTTTCGCGGGCCGTCAGCATGCAGGGGGGCATCGAGGCCTGGAGCATGGAGATCGACCCCTCCGTGCCCCGCTACTGAACTGGATTTTCGTCCCCGGCGAGCGGCTGGTATCCTCTTCCCGTGGCGGCCACCCGCGCCAATGCGGGGTGAGTCTCGGCCGCAGCCCCCTTCTGGAACCGTCCTCACGAGGAGCACCCGATGAGCGATTCGAACGTTCGTGCCGGCATTTCGCGCCGGGAGGCGATCAGGGCCACGAGCCTCGCCGGGGCGGCTCTCGCCGGCATGCGCGGCGTGCACGGCCAGACCGGTTCGTCCGACGTGATCCGCGTCGGTGCCATCGGCGTCGGCGGCCGGGGCCGCGGCGCCCTCGTGCAGGCCCTGTCGGTGCCGGGCTCGGCCACGAAACTCACGGCCCTGGCCGACATCAGGTCCGACAACATCACCCGCACGCTCCAGGCGGTCGAGCAGCTCGACAAGTCCAAGATCGACTGCCCTGCGGATCGCCGCTACGAGGGATTCGACGGCTACCAGCAGGTGCTGGAGCACTGCGATCTCGTCGTCATCGCGGCCCCGCCCGCTTTCCGTCCCGCCCACTTCGCTGCGGCCGTCAAGGCCGGCAAGCACGTGTTCATGGAGAAGCCGATCAGCATCGACGCCGCCGGCACGCGGGTCTGCCTGGCGGCAGCCAAGGTGGCCGACGAGAAGAAACTCAAGGTGGTCGTCGGCCTGCAGCGGCACTACGAGGAGCGGTACCGACAGACGCTGGCCCGCGTTCGTGAAGGCCTCGCCGGGGACCTCGTCAGCGGCCAGGTCTACTGGAACGGCGACCGGCCGTGGTGGAAGGCCCGCAAGCCCGGCCAGACCGAGCTCCAGTACCAGATCCACAACTGGGGCCACTTCCTCTGGCTGTGCGGCGACCACATCGTCGAGCAGCACGTCCACAACATCGACGTCGCCAACTGGTTTCTGGGCATGCTGCCCATCGACGCCTACGGGCTGGGCGGGCTGCAAAACCGCGATCCCTCCAAGCCGACGCAGATCTACGACCACCACGCGGTCACATTCTCCTACCCCGGTGGCGTGAAGATCGTCAGCGAATGCCGGCAGTTTCCCGGCGGCGAGGGCAAGGTGACGGAGGAATTCCAGGGCACCAAGGGCATCGTCCGCATCGGTGAGATCACCGACTACAAGGGGAACGTGCTCTGGAAGTACGACGGGCCGAAGCGCGATCCCTACCAAGTCGAGCACGACGAACTGCAGGCCGCGATCCGCAACGACACGCCGCTCAACAACGCCCACTACGGGGCGACGTCGAGCTTCACGGCCGTGCTCGGCCGCTACGCCAGCTACAGCGGCAGGCGGGTGGAGTACGACAAAGTCATCACCCTCGACGACGACCTCGTCCCCGGCAACCTGTCCTGGGAGACGACCGCCCCCGTGCAGCCGGAAGAGAACGGCCAGTACCCGATCGTCATGCCCGGCTCCTTCAAGATGCCCCAGGCGATCAAGCAGCCCGTCTCATGATCATCGGCATCCCCCGGGAGACCAAGCGGGACGAGTACCGCGTGTCCCTCCTGCCTGTCGGGTCCGAGGAACTCGTCCGCGCGGGGCATGTCGTGCTCGTCGAGCGCGGAGCCGGGGCCGGATCGGGACTCGGCGATGAGCTCTATGCCGGCTGCGGCGCCACGCTCGTCGACACGGCCGCCGAGGTCTTCGCCCGGGCCGATCTGGTCGTCAAGGTGAAAGAGCCGCAGCCGCCGGAACTGAAACTCATCCGGCCCGGCCAGGCGGTGTTCACCTACTTCCACTTCGCCGCCGACCGGGGCCTGACCGAGGGCTTCCTGGCGACGGGGGCGACCGCCATCGCCTATGAGACGCTGCGGGACGACCGCGGCCGGCTCCCCCTGCTCGTGCCGATGAGCGAGGTGGCGGGGCGGATGAGCATCCAGGAGGGAGCGAAATATCTCGAAAAGCCGCAGATGGGCCGCGGCATCCTCCTCGGCGGCGTCCCGGGCGTAGCCCCGGCGCACGTCACCGTGCTCGGTGCCGGCACAGTCGGTGCCAACGCCGCCAAGGTGGCGGCCGGCTTCGGTGCCAACGTCGGCCTCCTCGACACGAACCTGGAGCGGCTCCGCTACCTCGACGACGTCACGCCGCCGAACATCGACTGCCTGTTCTCCGACCGGCACACGATCCGCGACCAGATCCGCCGCGCCGATCTCGTCATCGGCAGCGTGCTTATTCCGGGGGCACGCGCGCCGCACCTCATCGAGCGCGAGGATCTGGCCCTGATGAAGCCGGGGGCCGTGATCATCGACGTGGCGATCGACCAGGGGGGCTGCGTGGCCACGAGCCGGCCGACGACGCATGCCGCCCCGACGTTCGTCGTGGACGACGTGGTGCACTACTGCGTCACGAACATGCCGGGGGCCGTCGGCCGGACGAGCACCTACGCCCTGTGCAACGCCACGCTTCCCTACGTCCTCGACCTGGCAACGCGGGGCGTCGATGCGGCACTGGCCGCCAGCCCGGCGATCCGCTCCGCGATCAACGCGTACCGCGGCGAACTCGTCCACCCGGCGGTGGCCGCGGCCTTCGGGCTCCCCTGCCGCCCCCTTCCCG
Proteins encoded in this window:
- a CDS encoding rhodanese-like domain-containing protein, which translates into the protein MPDTDASPPLEIPAADAARLLRQPTAVGSPLLLDCRTPEEHATARIAGALLIPMQELTDRLAELEAFRQATVVVHCHHGMRSLKVARWLRDQGFSRAVSMQGGIEAWSMEIDPSVPRY
- a CDS encoding oxidoreductase, which translates into the protein MSDSNVRAGISRREAIRATSLAGAALAGMRGVHGQTGSSDVIRVGAIGVGGRGRGALVQALSVPGSATKLTALADIRSDNITRTLQAVEQLDKSKIDCPADRRYEGFDGYQQVLEHCDLVVIAAPPAFRPAHFAAAVKAGKHVFMEKPISIDAAGTRVCLAAAKVADEKKLKVVVGLQRHYEERYRQTLARVREGLAGDLVSGQVYWNGDRPWWKARKPGQTELQYQIHNWGHFLWLCGDHIVEQHVHNIDVANWFLGMLPIDAYGLGGLQNRDPSKPTQIYDHHAVTFSYPGGVKIVSECRQFPGGEGKVTEEFQGTKGIVRIGEITDYKGNVLWKYDGPKRDPYQVEHDELQAAIRNDTPLNNAHYGATSSFTAVLGRYASYSGRRVEYDKVITLDDDLVPGNLSWETTAPVQPEENGQYPIVMPGSFKMPQAIKQPVS
- the ald gene encoding alanine dehydrogenase — protein: MIIGIPRETKRDEYRVSLLPVGSEELVRAGHVVLVERGAGAGSGLGDELYAGCGATLVDTAAEVFARADLVVKVKEPQPPELKLIRPGQAVFTYFHFAADRGLTEGFLATGATAIAYETLRDDRGRLPLLVPMSEVAGRMSIQEGAKYLEKPQMGRGILLGGVPGVAPAHVTVLGAGTVGANAAKVAAGFGANVGLLDTNLERLRYLDDVTPPNIDCLFSDRHTIRDQIRRADLVIGSVLIPGARAPHLIEREDLALMKPGAVIIDVAIDQGGCVATSRPTTHAAPTFVVDDVVHYCVTNMPGAVGRTSTYALCNATLPYVLDLATRGVDAALAASPAIRSAINAYRGELVHPAVAAAFGLPCRPLPA